The genomic region CTTGACAAATATCTTGCAGAATTAGAATTGAAGGATCTTGAGGAGAGGCTGGAGCGATTAAAAGGGCGCATAGGCAATAAAATAGATCCGAAACTTGTAGCTGAGCTTGTACGAGGGGATAGGGAAGCATATTGAAGTACTTG from Candidatus Bathyarchaeota archaeon harbors:
- a CDS encoding CopG family transcriptional regulator: MSIITIRVAKEIKEKLEKYNVNTSETVRKLLDKYLAELELKDLEERLERLKGRIGNKIDPKLVAELVRGDREAY